The following coding sequences are from one Corticium candelabrum chromosome 20, ooCorCand1.1, whole genome shotgun sequence window:
- the LOC134195770 gene encoding G2/M phase-specific E3 ubiquitin-protein ligase-like, with the protein MDVDVKVEDVADVTTRVLLETIQTATSDQQIREIVTTDDALDILSDCGYDKPLSNVRFADKTNLIKVAATHHCLLSVKAELDQLKEGLQVLDVLSLISKHRKAFEPYFCLDNSRTLTANQIEQLFKTVRFTEDNAEIREKEEAAFVNFLDFLTECESKSIKYDIEKGRVIEIALGHVLSFFSGTEAIPPLGFSLTPSIEFTPGILPRASTCTLTLMLPTDAHDCYQSFKEGIVCGLVNHGGFGEV; encoded by the exons ATGGATGTTGATGTAAAAGTTGAGGATGTAGCAGACGTTACTACTAGAGTTCTCCTTGAAACT ATTCAGACGGCTACATCAGACCAACAAATCAGAGAGATCGTGACCACAGATGACGCCCTAGATATTTTAAGCGATTGCGGTTACGACAAGCCATTGTCGAATGTCAGATTTGCTGACAAAACTAATCTTATCAAAGTAGCAGCCACACATCATTGCCTTCTTTCGGTGAAAGCCGAATTAGACCAGCTCAAAGAAGGACTGCAAGTTCTAGACGTGCTAAGCTTGATATCTAAACACAGAAAAGCCTTCGAGCCCTACTTTTGCCTAGATAACTCTCGGACACTTACAGCAA ATCAAATTGAACAGCTCTTCAAAACAGTTCGGTTTACTGAAGATAATGCAGAGATaagagagaaagaagaagCTGCGTTTGTGAACTTTTTAGACTTTTTGACAGAGTGCGAAA GCAAGAGTATCAAATATGATATTGAGAAAGGCAGAGTTATAGAAATTGCATTAGGCCATGTCCTCTCATTCTTCTCCGGCACTGAAGCCATACCTCCTCTAGGATTCAGCTTGACACCATCTATAGAATTTACACCGGGCATCCTACCTCGCGCCTCTACTTGTACTTTGACTCTGATGTTGCCAACTGATGCGCACGACTGCTACCAATCCTTTAAAGAAGGAATAGTCTGTGGCCTTGTTAACCATGGAGGCTTTGGTGAAGTTTGA
- the LOC134195419 gene encoding uncharacterized protein LOC134195419, whose product MAILLFWLAHSVAFVSVAGLFCIGKSTAVAIVHNGVHVLLRHMFPSTFLFPKGSELDHGLCDFEALCRLPQCAGALDGTFMRIEKPIKFEDSYFCYKRFHSIIILACVDARGIFTSVNSGRPWCVGDFFTYNHSSLKRNIDTGDWLHVSHSKIINGQEIRPFLVADSAFSLSPTVMKCSDEDPVRPHYVSFNYSVIRIRRVVEQAFGRL is encoded by the coding sequence ATGGCTATTCTTTTGTTCTGGCTTGCACACTCTGTTGCTTTCGTATCCGTTGCTGGTCTTTTCTGTATTGGAAAGTCTACGGCTGTAGCTATCGTTCATAATGGCGTCCACGTCCTGCTTAGACACATGTTTCCTTCAACATTTCTGTTCCCTAAAGGTTCAGAACTTGACCATGGGTTGTGTGATTTTGAAGCTCTATGCCGTCTTCCTCAGTGTGCTGGTGCTCTGGATGGTACGTTTATGCGCATAGAAAAGCCTATAAAGTTTGAAGATTCATATTTCTGCTACAAGCGTTTTCACTCTATCATTATTTTGGCATGTGTCGACGCAAGAGGTATCTTCACATCAGTCAATTCTGGGAGACCGTGGTGTGTAGGTGATTTTTTCACCTACAATCACAGTAgcttgaaaagaaatattgatACTGGAGACTGGCTTCATGTAAGCCATTCAAAAATTATCAACGGACAGGAAATTAGACCCTTTCTAGTTGCTGATTCTGCCTTTTCATTGTCACCAACAGTAATGAAGTGCTCTGATGAAGATCCAGTGAGACCTCACTATGTAAGCTTTAACTACTCTGTCATTCGTATTAGGAGAGTCGTAGAACAAGCATTTGGTCGTTTATAA